Genomic DNA from Acidisoma sp. PAMC 29798:
CCTCCACAATCACGAAAGGCAGCCGACCGTCCGCCGCCAAGGCCGCCTTGGATTCCGCCGCGCCCACAAAGCCCACGGGCAGGCCGATCACGGCGGCGGGCATGGGCGCGCCGGCATCGATCAGTTCCAGCAAGTGGAACAGGGCCGTGGGCGCATTGCCGATGGCGACGACGGCCCCCGCGAGCCTGTCGCCCCAAAGATCGAGCGCAGCGGCCGAGCGCGTATTGCAGATGCGGGCGGCAATGCCCGGCACCTCCGGCGCATCGAGCAGGCAGATGATCTCGTTCTTCGCCGGCAACCGGGGGCGGGTGATGCCATTGGCGACCATCTTCGAGTCACACAGGATCGGCGCCCCGGCCAGCAGCGCCGCGCGGCCGGCACGCGCGAAGTCTCCGCCGAAGTGGATGGCCTCGGCGATCTCCACCATGCCGCTGCCATGGATCATGCGCACGGCGATCCGCGCCTCCTCCACCGAGAAGCGAGAGAGGTCGGATTCGGACCGGATGATCGCGAAGGACCGCGCATAGATCGCGGCCCCGTCGTGGATATAGTCGTAACGGCGTGTCATGCGGGCACGCTCTGCATGAGCTGGAGTGTTTCCGCCAGGGTCAGAGCGCGGCGTTCGGGCATATCGCCTGCCGCGCCGTCACGCACCAGGTTCAGCAGCCGGTAATTCCCGACCAGCGTGACCGCCGCCGGCCCCGGATGGGCGCAGCCCTTCACGCAGCCGGAGACATGCCACAGCGGATCATGAGGGCGACGGCCCGCTGCCAGCGCCGCCGCCGTTTCATGCGTCAGAAGCTCCCCCCGCAGGCAGGCCGGCGCGCCGGCACAGGTGACGATGCCGAGGCGCGGATCGGCGGGATCTGTGATGAGACCGAGAGCCTCCAAAGCAGGTTGCGCCGACAGGGGGCATCTGATGCCGGCTATCGCAAAGCTCTTCCACGGCGTCGGCCGCAGCGCGCCATCGCCCTCTCGGACGCAAATATCGACGAGCTTCGACAGCGTCTCGGCCCGGATCTGGCCAAACTGCGGCGCGAAAAGCTGTGCGGTGCCGTATCGCCCCAGGGCCGGCGGCGGCGCTGTTCGGCGCGGAGAGACATGACCCGCCTGCCGCGCCAAATCGAGCGCAAGCCGCGCCGCGTCCGCGCTCGGCACCGCCTCGCCCTGCAAGGTCCAGCCACCGACTGTCGCGCGCAGCGTCACGTCCAGACTCATGCCGGTCAGCGGCAGCAGACCACCGCCATCGATCAGGAAACCGAATTTGCCGGGCAGAGTAGCGAAAGCGTCCTCCGCCAAACCCTCGGCAATGGTGCCTGCGATGGCCGCCGTCTCCGGCGCGATAGTGGCATCGGCACTGAGGAGCGGCGAGACGAGCAAGTTCCGCCGTTCATCCGCCTCATCGATCCCCACGGCCCGCATCGCGTCCGTGAAGGGCAGAATCGTGTCGCGCCGAAGCCCGCGAATCTGGAGATTGGCGCGGTTGGTGATTTCGATCAGGCCATTGCCATAGCGAGCGGAGGCGTCCGCGACGGCCTGCAGAACCTCGGCCGTCAGCACCGCATCGCGCGGGCGCACCCGTACCAGCCAGCCATCCCCGGACTCCATCGGTCGGAACAGGCTCGGGCACCAGCCGCGTTTCATCGTGGCACGAAGACGCTGTTGCGACGAGGCCGCCAGAGGTCGCGCGCCATGGCGGTCCGAAACCGCTCCGTCAGCACCGCATGGGCGGCCGGGCTTTCATCACGCAGGAATGCGTCCACCGCGGGTTCCCCGAGCGTCGCGTCGAACAGCATATCGAACTGCGCATCGAAGCGCGTCGGCAGGGTGGCGGCGAAGCCGGTGAGGCTTTCGGCGCCGCGCACGATCTCCGCGGCCCCGCGATAGCCGTGGCGCATCATGCCGGCGATCCAGCGCGGATTGGCGGCGCGGGCGCGTACGATGCGGCGCACCTCCTCGGCCACCAGACGCGGCTGGGGAGACTCCGGCTTGCTGGTGTCGAGGTGATAGAGGGCCGGCGTGCCGCCGAGCATGGCGGCGGCGGCGGCGAAACCGCCCTCATGCGCCGCATAGTCGGGGCTTTCGAGCAGATCGGTCTCGGCATGATCCTGGGTATGGACGAAGCCATCCGCCACCGCGATCCGCGCCGCGAAATCCCCCTCGCCATCGTCCCAGGCCGTGTCCGAACCCGCGAGATAGGACCGCGCCGCATCTTGCCGTGTGCCATCCAGATCGACCCCGCTGCCATAGGCGCCAGCCGACGGGCCGAAGACGCGGGCGCCGTCCTTGCCCGCCAGCGGGTTCCACTCGGCATCCTCGTCCCGCGCGACCACCGCCCGCGCCGCCTGGTCGAACAGCGCGATTTGCGCCGCGAAGGCATCCCGGAACAGGCCGGAAATGCGGAGGGAGACATCGACGCGCGGACGATCGAGCAAGGCGATCGGCAGCACCTCGAAGCCGCCCACGCGGCTCGATCCACCGTCCCAGAGCGGTTTCACCCCCATCAGGATCAGGGCGAGGGCGAAATCCTCACCGCCGGTGCGCATGGTGGCACTACCCCAGAGGTCGATCACCAGGGCGCGCGGCCAATCCCCTTGCTCCTGCCGATGACGCGCCAGCAGGGCCTTTGCGGCCTTTTCGGCAAGGCCCACGGCCGAGCGCGTCGGGATGGCGCGCGGATCGAGGGTGGTGAGGTTGCGGCCCGTCGGCAAAACATCGGCGCGGCCCCGGGTCGGCGCGCCGGCGGGACCGGGCGGCACGAAACGCCCATCGAGCGCCGCGAGCAGCGCCGCACCCTCGGCCTCCGCGCACGCGTCCAACCGCTCGGCCAGATCCGGGCCATCGGTCATTGCGGCTAGCAGCGCATTTCGCTGCGCCGGCGCGGGCGCGACGCCGAAGATATGCAGCCCATCGCGGATCTGCATGTCCTTCACGTCGCACAGATAGGCGTCGAGCTTGGCAAGCACCGCATCCTCGCCCTCCGTCTCAGGCTTGGCGCCGCTTTCGGCGAGCAGGCCGGAGGCTTCGGCTTCCACCAGAATCTCCCTTCGCAGGCTCGTCGCCCGACGACGATCGAGCCCGTCGGCGGCGGCAAACTCGTCGATGATGCGTTCCAGTTCCGCCGCGCGGCCATGCAGGCCGGCACGTTGCAAGGGCGGTGTGAGATGACCGATGGTGACCGCGCCGAGGCGCCGCTTGGCGGGCGCCGCCTCCCCCGGATTGTTCACGATGAAGGGGTAGATGATCGGCAGACCGCCGGTCAGCGCCGCCGGCCAACAAGCGGCGGACAGCGCTGCCGACTTGCCCGGCAGCCATTCCAGCGTGCCATGGGTGCCGAGATGGACCATGGCGTGGATGCCGATGTCGTCGATCAGCCCGCGATAGAAAGCGATATAGGCCTCGGCCGGCGGGGCCACGGGATCGTGGTATCCCGCCTTGCGATCCACGCCGCCACGATCGGGCTGCACGGCAATGACGATCTTGCCGCAGCGGAGGGTCTCGCCCTTAGCCAGACGGGCGAGATCGACCGGGCCGGTGTCGTAGCCGGCGTCCTGGAGCCGCCGGAGAATAGCCGTGACGCTGGCGAAGCTGTCGAGACCGACGGCATTGCCGATTTCATGACGCGTGGCAGCCGCGCCGGGATAATCGGACAGCACGATGGCGATGCGGCGCTCGGCCGCAGGGGTCGCGGCGAGGCGCGCCCAGCCGGCCGCGCGGTCGGCGGCCAGCGCTATGCCCGCCTCATGCGGCACCAGCCGCGCAAGGCCCTGGGCATCCCGCTCCTTGAAAGACACCGCCGTCGTCAGCAGTCGGCCATCGCTCTCGGGCAGCACCACCTGCATGGCGAGATCGGCCTGGGACAGGCCGCGCGATGACAATTCCCACGCCGCTTGCGTGCTACCCGCCTGAATGAGCTGCAACACGGGCACGCCCGCGCCGATCTCCGCCGCAAACCCGGTGAGATTGAGGACCACGGCCGGCGCCCACTCCGCCAACCGATCGTGCAGAAACGCGATGGCGGCTGGGTTCTTGAGGCTATCCACGAAGACCGCTTTAGCGCCAAGACCGCGGAGGGCGAGGGCCGCGATCAGTGACTCGATTGTCGCGGTTTCACCGGCCAGAAGATGCGAGCGGTAGAAAACGATCGCGGCCTCGGATGGTCCTGGGTGGGTGGTGAAAACACCGAAATCAGGCAGCGTTTCCGCGACCGGGGGAAGATCCGCCCAGAGCCCCGCCGCATGCGCCGCGCCTCGCAGCATGCGGGCGAAATTCTCGGCCCCGCCTTGCCTCAGGCAGGCGTCGATCGCGGCACGCGGTTCGGCCGCCATGGTGGAGAGCGCAGCGAGACGCGGATCGTCCGGCCCATCGCCCGGCAAGACCGCCAAGGGAATGCCCTGCGCCGCGCAGGTCGCGGCAATTTCCTCGGCGCCATAGCGCCAATAGTCGAGGCCGCCGAGCAGCCGCAGCACCACAACGCGCGCCGGTATAACCAGTTGCTCACAGAGCAGATCCACCGAAAGCGGATGCAGGAAGCGACCGATCCGCTCGATCCGAACGGAGGGAAAGTCCGCCGGAAGTGCCGCCGCTGCGGCCGCCGCAAGATCACTGTCCGAGAAGGACAGAAACAGAATCGGCGCGGGTTCACCGCCCGGCTCTACGGCCGCCTCGCCTTCCTCCAGCCCATGCGTCTCACGGAGGAGGAGATGCATGGCTAGCCCAGGATGATCCGCTCGATCGACGCGCGATCAAGGCCGGTGCGGCCGATGACCACGATATGCCCGCCGCGCGGCTCGTCGGCCTTCCAGGCGCGGTCATATTCATGGCGGAAGCGGCTGCCGACGCCTTGAATGACCAGGCGCAGCGGTTTGCCCAGAACGCTCGCGAAGCCCTTCATGCGCAGCACATCATGCGCCTCGGCGGCTGCGCGAAGACGGGCAACCAGCGGCTCGGGCGCCGCCTGCTCCGGCACATCCACCACGAAACTCTCCCAATCGTCATGCTCATGTTCGCCGTCCACGGCATCGTGGTGAGAGGGTCGGGACGCCAGATCGTCCTCCGCGCGGGCATCCAGGCCGAGCAGCACCGCGAGGTCGATTTTACCCTCATGCGCCGGCATCACCTTCACGGCGCGCGGCAGGGCGGCGCCGATCTCGGCCGAGACGCGCGCGAGGTCGGTCCCGTCCATCAGATCGGTCTTGTTGAGCAGCACGAGATCCGCCGCGCCAAGCTGGTCCTCATAGACTTCGGCCAAGGGATTATCATGGTCGAGCGATGGGTCCGCCGCCATCTGGCGGGCTACTTCCTCCGGGTCGTCGGCGAAGCGGCCGGCCGCCACGGCGGGACCGTCGACCACGGCGATGACGCCATCGACCGTGACACGCGCGCGGATCGATGGCCAGGAGAAGGCCTTCAAGAGCGGCTTCGGCAGCGCGAGTCCCGACGTCTCGATCACGATATGATCGGGCGGGTTCGGGCGATCCAGCAAGGCCTCCATCGCCGGCAGGAATTCATCCGCCACGGTGCAGCACAGGCAGCCATTCGACAGCTCGACGATGGTATCCTCGTCACAGCCGGCGATGCCGCAGCCTTCCAGCAGCGCGGCATCGATTCCGAGGGAGCCGAATTCATTGACGATGACGGCGATGCGCCGACCTTGGGCATTTTGAAGCATATGCCGAACGAGCGTTGTTTTCCCGGCGCCGAGAAAGCCGGTGATTATGGTGGCGGGAATGCGGGCGCTCATGCGGCGGCTCCTAACGGGGGAATGCGGCCGATGACGACGTCCTTGAGGCTTGCGGGACGGCGGGAGGGCAGCACCGACCCGCTGCCGGAGGCCGCATAGGTGCGGGCATAGGCGATGAGGTCTTCGGCGTGATCGGGCGAGAGGCGACCGAGAAGATAACCCCATTTGCCTGGCGCGGTGGCGGCGACGGAACACCCCTGGCCGCAATGCGACAGGCAGGTGACGGGTTGCAGGGCGAAGGGCTCCTCCGCCGTCATCAGGCCCGCGATACGATCATGCAGACGCTGGCCGGGACGCGGCTCATCGGGATAGCCGCAGGTCACGCATACATGCAGGGTCTGGATCACGATTTCAGAGGACGCCACATCCAACTCCGATCATGCGCCCCAAACGCCGGGCGGAAAACGGGGATGCCGCCGCAGGCACGGGCCCACGGCGTGAAGCGGAGGATTCCCACCGAGGCACCCCGCCCGGTCGGAACTTTTGGTCGTGCGATGGCAGGTCTCCTGGCTCGCGGATCGAACGCGCCCGATCGTCCTTCCCAGGCCCATGAGGCCCAGTGGAAAATGACCGGATGCTTTCCGCTTACAGTTGCGGGGGCAGCCGCGGCATTGGGGGTTGAGCCCCGCACCGCATTCCCTTTTCATCCACCGACACGCGTTGGTGGAACCATCGGGGATGATCTAGAAGCCGGAGCCATGGCCAGTCAATTGGATATAACATTGATCTTAGGCGGTGCCCGTTCCGGCAAGAGCCGCTATGGCGAGGGGCTGATCACCGCCCTGCCCGGCCCCTGGACCTATATTGCGACGGCCGAGGCCTGGGACGCGGAGATGGCGGCGCGCATCGCCCTGCATCGCACGCGCCGGGACGCGCCGTGGCGGACGGTGGAGGCGCCGCTGGCGCTGGCGTCGGCGCTGATAGACGCGGCCGAGACTCCGGTGCTGGTTGATTGCCTGACGCTGTGGCTGACCAACCTCATGCTCGCCGAGCGGGATCTCGCGGCGGAGACCGAGGCTCTGCTAGAGGCTTTGGCGGCCCGCACCCCTGCCACAGTGCTGATCGCCAATGAGGTGGGGCTCGGCATCGTGCCGGAGCATCGGCTCGGCCGGGACTTTCGGGACGCGGCGGGCGTGTTGCATCAGCAGTTGGCAGCGCGGGCCGATCGGGTACTGTTCATGGTGGCGGGCCTGCCGATGGTGGTGAAATGAGTGACGAGACCGAGGCCGACCGCTGGCGCGAAAAGATGGTCCGTCGCAAGGCCGTGCAGGACGCAGAGGTCGCGGGCAAGACCATCGAGAAGGGTCTGCTCATGGTCAATACCGGTCCTGGCAAGGGCAAGACCACGGCGGCGATGGGGCTGGCGCTGCGCATGCTGGGCCGCGACCGGCCGGTCGCCATCGTGCAATTCATCAAGGGCGCCTGGAGTACCGGGGAACGAGCCGGCTTCTCCCGCTTCGGCGATCTGCTGACCTGGCACAGCATGGGTGAGGGTTTCACCTGGGAGACGCAGGACAAGGCGCGCGATACCGCGGCCTGCCGCCGCGCCTGGGACGAGGCACTGGTTCAGATGGCGCGGCCGGATGTGGCGCTGGTGGTGCTGGATGAGCTGTGCATCGCATTACGCTACGACTATCTCGCGGTCGATGAAGTTGTGGCCGCTTTGGTTGCGCGGCGGCCGGGATTGCATGTGATCGTGACGGGGCGCAATGCGCCGGCGGGTTTGGTCGAGGCGGCGGATCTCGTGACCGAGATGCAGGCGACCAAGCACCACTTCAAGGCAGGCGTGAAGGCGCAGGAAGGGATCGAGTTCTAGGGTGGTTGGTGGATGACGCTGCGCCTATCCACCCTACGAAAGTTGAAGTCTCGTAGGGCGGAAAAGCGAAGCGTATTCCGCCATCACGATCATCGCTCTCACGGCTTGATCGCCTTCAGCGAGTAAGACAGCGGCAGCCAAGGCTTGTCGGGCAATCGATAAAGCCCACCCTCGGCTTCGACCATGCAGCCGAACTGCTTCCAGGCCAGGGTGTCGTGCTCGTGCAACATCGTTAGTCGCAAGCCGGCATCCAGCAGCGCCTGTACAACATCCGCGACCGGATGCATGAACTGGTGCGTGCGGATGTTTGAGATTCGTGCGACGGGATTGGCATAGTCTCGCGCGTCGTCCACCACGATCTCTCCTTGATGAAAATAGGGCGCGAACCAGCCGGGCATGCCATGCGTTCCGGGCACGTCATCATCAAAGATCAGCGCCGCCGGATGCATATCCGCAAAGTAGACCTCTCCCCCCACCCGCAACAGGCTGGCAACGACCTCGGCCCAGCCTTGAATGTCCGGAAGCCAGCCGATCGTGCCCCACGTGGTGAAGACGCGATCGAATTCACCCTCCAACGCGGCCCTCGCCTCGTAGATGTCCGATTGCACGAAATGCGCCTCGATCCCGATTTCCGCGGCTAGACTTCGCGCCGCCGCGATGGCGGGCGCGGAGAAATCCAGCCCCGTCACCTGGGCGCCCTTCTGCGCCAAGGCCAGCGTATCGACGCCAAAATGGCATTGCAGATGCAACAGCCGCAGGCCCGCCACGGGGCCAAGCTCCCGCTCCTCTATCGCATGCAGGATGTAGTTGCCCTGGCGCAGCAAATGCGTGTCATAATCGGACTCCGGCGCCATGTGGATGGCGACGCGCTCGTCCCAATTTGCGCGATTAAGACGCCGCCATTCAGGTTCAGACATCATCAGGCTCCTTCGCAGATCTTTATTGCTTATCGCACCGTTCCCAGGCCGGGAGAACGACATGAACGATCCCCACCAAACCACCGAACTCGCGGACCGGATCATCCCTCACTACGAGCGTCATGGTCGCGATTGGGAGGCAGATCGCCGCGCACTGCGATGGAGCGACAAACCCTGGCACGACCGCTTCATCGCGGCTCTGCCAAAAGGTGGAACCGTGCTCGACCTCGGATGTGGCGGCGGTGATCCGGTGGCGCTGAACATGGAGGCCGGTGGACTTCGCGTCACCGGGGTCGATGCCTCGCCAACACTCACTGCCCTCTGCCGCGAACGCATGCCGGACCAGGAATGGATCGTCGCCGATATGCGCGCACTCTCGCTCGGTCGTCTCTTCGACGGCGTCCTCGCCTGGGACAGCTTCTTCCACCTGAAGCCGGATGATCAGCGCCGCATGTTCGCCATCTTTGCCGACCACGCGGCGCCGTCCGCTTTCCTCATGTTCAATACAGGACATGCCGCTAGTGGATTGAATCTAACGCTTGGTGCCCACGCCTGACCGCGGCGATGATCTTTTCTGGGTCTTTGGTCCAATGGAAGGGGTGCGGATCGGCGTTGGTATCGGCGACGAAGCGGTTGATCGCAGCCTGCAGTGAGACGAGGGAGTGGAACACGCCACGTTTGAGGCGCCGTTTAGCGAGCTTGGCAAAAAAGCCCTCGACGGCATTGAGCCACGAGGCCGAGGTCGGCGTGAAATGGAAGGTCCAGCGTGGATGGCGCTCCAGCCAAGCGATAACCTTCGGGTGCTTGTGGGTGGCGTAATTATCCATGATGGCATGGACAAGTTTCCCCGCAGGGACCTCCGCTTCGACAGCATTGAGGAAACGGATGAACTCCTGGTGCCGATGGTGCTGCATGCATCGGCCGATCACGCCGCCCTCCAAAACGTTCAAGGCCGCAAACAACGTGGTCGTACCGTTCCGGATGTAATCGTGTGTCATGGTGCCGCAGCGCCCCTTCTTCAGAGGCAACCCCGGCTGGGTGCGGTCGAGCGCTTGGATTTGGCTCTTTTCGTCGACCGAGAGGACGACGGCGTGGGCGGGCGGGTCGACGTAGAGACCGACGATGTCGCGAAGCTTGGCGGCAAACTGCGGATCGTTGGAGAGCTTGAATTGGCGGAGCCGATGCGGTTGCAGACCGTGGGTGCGCCAGATGCGTTGCGTGGCGCTCAGACTGATCTTGGCGGTCTTGGCCATGGCTCGCCCGGTCCAATGCGTCACCTCGCCGGGCGGGGTCGTCAGCGTCAGCGCCACAACCCGGTCAGCGACATTCGATCCCAGTGCTGGGACGCGCGAAGGCCGGGTCTTGTCCCGCAGGAGCCCGTCCACGCCAGCCTGCATGAACCGCTCCTGCCAGCGCCACACCGCCGTTTTGGCCTTGCCTGTTTGCCGCATGATCTCGGCCGTGCCGTGACCCGCTGCTGTCAGAAGGACGATCTGAGCCCGCCAAACATGTTTCTGTGGGCTATTGCGGTCTGTCACGATCAACTGAAGCCGGGCCTGGTCAGCTGGGTTAACTTCGACGACGATGCCTGGGCGCATCGTGCCAGACTCGCACGTCCCAGCCGCCGTTGGAATCTCTAAACGGACTCTTCCGTCAGGTTCTATCCACTAGCGAATCCATCGGCGCCTATAAAGGCGATCCGCTCTATCATGCGAGCCTGGACCCGACCGAATACGAAGCGTTGCTGTCCCGCTCGGGCTTCACCGTCGTTGCTCATGTGGTCAAGGACCCGCAGGCGGGCGGACGAACCGCATGGCTCGCCCAGCGCGCGCCGCGTTACCCCGGCGGTTGATTGCCCAACCGCGCGGCAGCGGCGATCAACGCCTCGGCCGCATGAGGATCGCTCGCGTATGAGGTCACCAACCGAATGACCGTGTTGTCACCCTCCACCCGGCTCGACCAGCGATAGAAACCGAAACCCTCCGCCAGCAGGGCCGCCACCATCCCCTCAGGCATGATCACGAACAGCTCATTGGCTTGCACGGGATGTAGAAGGCTCACGCCTGGGATTGCGGAAAGCCCCTCCGCCAATCGCGTCGCGAGTCCGTTGGCCGCACGGGCGTTACGCAGCCACAAATCCTGCTCCAGATAGGCCACGAGCTGGGCGCTCATGTAGCGCATCTTCGACCACAGATGCGCGCCACGCTTGCGCCGCTGCTCGAAGCCGCGGGCCAGCGCCGGATCGAAAAACACGACCGCCTCGGCCGCCATGGCGCCGTTCTTGGTGGCCCCGAAGGACAAGACCTTCACGCCGGCTTTCCAGGTCATTTCTGCGGGCGAACAACCGAGATGCACCAGGGCATTGGCGAAACGCGCACCATCCATATGCAGCGGCAACCGATGCGCCGCTGCCGCAGCACCAAGCGCTGACAGCTCATCGCGGCTATAGACCGCGCCCCACTCGGTGGATTGCGTGATGCTGATGGCGGCGGGTTGCATGAAATGAACCCCGAGCGCGGCAGCATGGGCCAAAGGCTCCGCGATTTGAGCGGCCGCAATGCGACCGTCCGGCGTTGGCAAACAAACCAGCTTCGCGCCACCCGTGAAGAACTCCGGCGCGCCGCATTCGTCGGTGCTGATATGCGCATCCTCGGCACAGAGCACGGCACCGTACGGGGGCACGAGTACCGACAGAGCGAGGGCATTCGCCGCAGTGCCGGTCGCGACCGGGAAGGCCACCAGATCGGTCTCGAAAATGTCGCGCAGCTTGGCGGTCACCTGCGCCGTCAAGGCATCTGCGCCGTAGGAGCCGACATTGCCGCTATTGGCCGCCGCGATGGCCGCCATGATTTCGGGTGAGATGGGCGCGACATTGTCGCTGCCGAAGTTCCAGGCACCCTTAGTTCCGTCCGCCACGCCATACCTCCATCAGACCAGGGGCGAGTTTCGCACGGGGGCTGCCATTGCCCAAACTCAGCATGACGCCTGCCGGATTCCGTGCGATTTTCCGTCGCAGAGCGCACAGCGCCGGGAGACACGACCATGAAGAAAAAACAGATCCACCTTGGCCTTGTGGGCTCGGGCTTCATGGGGCGCACCCATGCCTTAGGCTTCCGCAGTGTCGGCGGCGTCTTCGATCTTCCGGTCGAACCGGTGCTGGAACTGCTGGCCGACGCCACCGAAACCCTCGCCCGCGACGCCGCGCAGGCACTCGGCTTCGCGCGTTCGGTGGGTGACTGGCGCGCTTTGGTCGCGGACCCGCTGGTTGATGTCGTGGACATCACCGCCCCCAACGCCCTGCACAAGCCCATCGCCCTCGCGGCGCTGGCGGCGGGCAAGCCGGTCTATTGCGAAAAGCCGCTGGCGCCGACCGCGCCGGAGGCTTTGGAGATGGTGCAGGCGGCCGAGCGCGCCGGCGTCGTGACCCAAGTCGGTTTCAATTACATCGGCAATCCGATGCTGATCCTCGCCAAACAGATGATCGAGAGCGGGGAACTCGGCCAGATCTGGTCCTTTCGCGGCATTCATGCCGAGGGCTTCATGATCGACCGCCAGACGCCCTGGACCTGGCGCCTCGACCCCTCCGGCGGGGCCGGCGCCATTGCCGATATCGGCAGCCATATCATCGGCATGGCGCGCTTTCTGCTGGGACCGATCGCCTCGCTCTGTGCCGATGTGGAAACGGTGATCGATCGCCGGCCCATGGCCGGCAAGCCCGAGGAAATCCGGGCCGTGGAAGTCGATGATGCCGCAAGGCTGCTGGTGCGCTTCGGCAGCGGCTGCCGGGGCACGATCGAAACGAGCTGGCTCTCCTCCGGGCGCAAGATGCAGCTCGATTTCGAAGTGGTCGGTGAAAAGGGTGCGCTCGTCTTCACGCAAGAACGGTTCAACGAGCTGCGCTACTACAAGGTCGAGAAGGATTCGTCGCGCAACGGTTTCCGCACCATCATGGCGGGGCCGGAACATCCGCCGTATGGCGCCTTCTGCGTCGCCGGCGGCCATCAGATCGGCTTCAACGACCTCAAGACGATCGAAATTCGCGGCTTTCTGGATGCGCTCGCTGGCGGCCCTCGCCCCTTCGCGGATTTCCGCGAAGCCTATGAGGTGCAGCGCGTGATCGCTGGCGCGCTGCTGTCGTCACGCGAACAACGCTGGGTGACGCTGTAAGATCGACTCTTCTATTACGTGGCGTCGAGAACCAGAACGGGGCAGCGCTCCCCCAACGCATAGGACAGGCGATGGGTGTGCAGAATGCGGAAGCCGGGCCGCAGGAGATCCGCGAGTTCGCTCTCCTTGGGGAAGGTGTAGCGCGTCGCGACATCACGGTAGACATCGATGGTCCGCAATTCCGCTTCGGACCAGCCGAGCCGCGCGGCCAGATCGCCAGGATCGGCGATGGCCGATGAGCACGCATCCCAAACATCCGCCAAGCGAACGCCCTGCTCCATATCTCCGTGCAACGCCATGGCGAGGCGCCATTTGAAGATATGCGGATTGGGGACCTTGCCCGCATGCAGATCGCGAAACACCGCCTCGCAGGGTTCGGCCTCCTCCGGCCGCACGAAAATCCGCATGATGCCGTGTCCGCTTGGCTTCAGCACGCGGGCCAGTTCTTGCGCGACGCTGTGCCACCCTGCCCGCCCCTCGCACATATTCAAGGCGCCATCGGCCAGCACCAGCCGCATTGATCCCGATGGTAGCGGAAGCGTCGCCCAATCGCCCTGAACAGCCC
This window encodes:
- a CDS encoding cobaltochelatase subunit CobN, whose protein sequence is MHLLLRETHGLEEGEAAVEPGGEPAPILFLSFSDSDLAAAAAAALPADFPSVRIERIGRFLHPLSVDLLCEQLVIPARVVVLRLLGGLDYWRYGAEEIAATCAAQGIPLAVLPGDGPDDPRLAALSTMAAEPRAAIDACLRQGGAENFARMLRGAAHAAGLWADLPPVAETLPDFGVFTTHPGPSEAAIVFYRSHLLAGETATIESLIAALALRGLGAKAVFVDSLKNPAAIAFLHDRLAEWAPAVVLNLTGFAAEIGAGVPVLQLIQAGSTQAAWELSSRGLSQADLAMQVVLPESDGRLLTTAVSFKERDAQGLARLVPHEAGIALAADRAAGWARLAATPAAERRIAIVLSDYPGAAATRHEIGNAVGLDSFASVTAILRRLQDAGYDTGPVDLARLAKGETLRCGKIVIAVQPDRGGVDRKAGYHDPVAPPAEAYIAFYRGLIDDIGIHAMVHLGTHGTLEWLPGKSAALSAACWPAALTGGLPIIYPFIVNNPGEAAPAKRRLGAVTIGHLTPPLQRAGLHGRAAELERIIDEFAAADGLDRRRATSLRREILVEAEASGLLAESGAKPETEGEDAVLAKLDAYLCDVKDMQIRDGLHIFGVAPAPAQRNALLAAMTDGPDLAERLDACAEAEGAALLAALDGRFVPPGPAGAPTRGRADVLPTGRNLTTLDPRAIPTRSAVGLAEKAAKALLARHRQEQGDWPRALVIDLWGSATMRTGGEDFALALILMGVKPLWDGGSSRVGGFEVLPIALLDRPRVDVSLRISGLFRDAFAAQIALFDQAARAVVARDEDAEWNPLAGKDGARVFGPSAGAYGSGVDLDGTRQDAARSYLAGSDTAWDDGEGDFAARIAVADGFVHTQDHAETDLLESPDYAAHEGGFAAAAAMLGGTPALYHLDTSKPESPQPRLVAEEVRRIVRARAANPRWIAGMMRHGYRGAAEIVRGAESLTGFAATLPTRFDAQFDMLFDATLGEPAVDAFLRDESPAAHAVLTERFRTAMARDLWRPRRNSVFVPR
- the cobU gene encoding bifunctional adenosylcobinamide kinase/adenosylcobinamide-phosphate guanylyltransferase, whose protein sequence is MASQLDITLILGGARSGKSRYGEGLITALPGPWTYIATAEAWDAEMAARIALHRTRRDAPWRTVEAPLALASALIDAAETPVLVDCLTLWLTNLMLAERDLAAETEALLEALAARTPATVLIANEVGLGIVPEHRLGRDFRDAAGVLHQQLAARADRVLFMVAGLPMVVK
- the cobO gene encoding cob(I)yrinic acid a,c-diamide adenosyltransferase, producing MSDETEADRWREKMVRRKAVQDAEVAGKTIEKGLLMVNTGPGKGKTTAAMGLALRMLGRDRPVAIVQFIKGAWSTGERAGFSRFGDLLTWHSMGEGFTWETQDKARDTAACRRAWDEALVQMARPDVALVVLDELCIALRYDYLAVDEVVAALVARRPGLHVIVTGRNAPAGLVEAADLVTEMQATKHHFKAGVKAQEGIEF
- a CDS encoding DUF1636 domain-containing protein translates to MASSEIVIQTLHVCVTCGYPDEPRPGQRLHDRIAGLMTAEEPFALQPVTCLSHCGQGCSVAATAPGKWGYLLGRLSPDHAEDLIAYARTYAASGSGSVLPSRRPASLKDVVIGRIPPLGAAA
- the cobW gene encoding cobalamin biosynthesis protein CobW, which gives rise to MSARIPATIITGFLGAGKTTLVRHMLQNAQGRRIAVIVNEFGSLGIDAALLEGCGIAGCDEDTIVELSNGCLCCTVADEFLPAMEALLDRPNPPDHIVIETSGLALPKPLLKAFSWPSIRARVTVDGVIAVVDGPAVAAGRFADDPEEVARQMAADPSLDHDNPLAEVYEDQLGAADLVLLNKTDLMDGTDLARVSAEIGAALPRAVKVMPAHEGKIDLAVLLGLDARAEDDLASRPSHHDAVDGEHEHDDWESFVVDVPEQAAPEPLVARLRAAAEAHDVLRMKGFASVLGKPLRLVIQGVGSRFRHEYDRAWKADEPRGGHIVVIGRTGLDRASIERIILG
- a CDS encoding precorrin-8X methylmutase, which codes for MTRRYDYIHDGAAIYARSFAIIRSESDLSRFSVEEARIAVRMIHGSGMVEIAEAIHFGGDFARAGRAALLAGAPILCDSKMVANGITRPRLPAKNEIICLLDAPEVPGIAARICNTRSAAALDLWGDRLAGAVVAIGNAPTALFHLLELIDAGAPMPAAVIGLPVGFVGAAESKAALAADGRLPFVIVEGRRGGSAMAVSAVNALASEAE
- a CDS encoding class I SAM-dependent methyltransferase — translated: MMSEPEWRRLNRANWDERVAIHMAPESDYDTHLLRQGNYILHAIEERELGPVAGLRLLHLQCHFGVDTLALAQKGAQVTGLDFSAPAIAAARSLAAEIGIEAHFVQSDIYEARAALEGEFDRVFTTWGTIGWLPDIQGWAEVVASLLRVGGEVYFADMHPAALIFDDDVPGTHGMPGWFAPYFHQGEIVVDDARDYANPVARISNIRTHQFMHPVADVVQALLDAGLRLTMLHEHDTLAWKQFGCMVEAEGGLYRLPDKPWLPLSYSLKAIKP